The following are encoded together in the Candidatus Bathyarchaeota archaeon genome:
- a CDS encoding methyltransferase domain-containing protein — MSFRGDSERQAFLRDQRIKKRKKTSRSRYVSEILSVLKPQMKLLDIGCGTAHIIQELATSSRRSLFVGLDVSHAMVEMTESNTIGFHNIKLVEGDGFRLPFPSCTFDIVTTRLGDYSQKEAYRVLRRRGYFFEYSLGPDADKEIKEFFPERIEKENFFIPKDLRNWKQEVCEGIIEAGFTVSDIDDFKEANHYENEEELMDLIEMVPLVRRFDRKKDRERIKELAERYGSEKGVKITWHYYILMARKS; from the coding sequence ATGAGCTTCAGAGGTGATTCTGAGAGACAAGCATTTTTGAGAGATCAAAGAATAAAGAAGAGAAAGAAGACCAGCAGGAGTAGATATGTTTCAGAAATTCTTTCAGTCCTGAAACCACAAATGAAGCTTTTAGATATTGGTTGTGGAACAGCTCATATAATTCAAGAACTTGCTACGAGTAGTAGAAGGTCTCTTTTTGTTGGACTTGATGTTTCCCATGCAATGGTAGAAATGACAGAATCAAATACTATAGGGTTCCATAACATCAAGCTTGTTGAAGGGGATGGATTTAGACTTCCCTTCCCAAGTTGCACATTCGACATTGTAACAACAAGGTTGGGTGACTATTCTCAGAAGGAAGCATATCGAGTTCTAAGGAGAAGAGGATACTTTTTTGAATATAGTCTGGGACCAGATGCTGATAAGGAAATCAAAGAATTCTTCCCAGAAAGGATTGAGAAAGAGAACTTCTTCATTCCAAAAGATCTGAGAAATTGGAAACAAGAGGTCTGTGAAGGCATCATAGAGGCAGGTTTTACTGTTTCTGATATAGACGACTTCAAAGAAGCTAATCACTATGAAAATGAGGAAGAATTGATGGACCTGATTGAAATGGTTCCTCTTGTCAGAAGATTTGATAGAAAGAAAGATAGAGAGAGAATCAAAGAACTTGCAGAAAGGTATGGAAGTGAGAAAGGAGTAAAGATAACTTGGCATTACTACATTCTGATGGCAAGAAAATCATAG